One genomic window of Solanum stenotomum isolate F172 chromosome 9, ASM1918654v1, whole genome shotgun sequence includes the following:
- the LOC125876237 gene encoding 36.4 kDa proline-rich protein-like isoform X4, protein MEKFNVARVLLLLLQLGTLFIAHACPYCPYPPSTPKHPKLPPKVKPPSTQPPHVKPPSTPKHPKDPPHVKPPSTPKHPKQPPYVKPPTTPKHPKYPPHVKPPSTPKHPQKPCPPPSHHGPKPPIVKPPHVPRPPIVHPPPIVSPPSTPKPPTTPPFTPKPPSPTPPIVSPPIVYPPITPTPPIVHPPVTPKPPSPTPPIVSPPIVYPPITPTPPIVHPPITPKPPSPTPPIVSPPIVYPPITPTPPIVHPPVTPKPPSPTPPIVSPPIVYPPITPTPPIVHPPITPKPPSPTPPIVSPPIVYPPITPTPPIVSPPIIPTPPIVSPPFVPNPPVVIPPPYVPSPPVVTPPIVPTPPTPCPPPPPAQPTCPIDALKLGACVDVLGGLIHIGIGGSAKQTCCPLLGGLVDLDAAICLCTTIRLKLLNINIILPIALQVLIDDCGKYPPKDFKCPST, encoded by the exons ATGGAGAAGTTTAATGTTGCTAGAGTCTTATTGTTGCTTCTTCAACTTGGAACTTTGTTCATTGCCCATGCATGTCCTTATTGTCCATATCCTCCTTCCACCCCAAAACACCCAAAATTGCCTCCTAAGGTAAAACCACCTTCTACACAACCTCCACATGTAAAGCCACCTTCTACCCCTAAACACCCTAAAGATCCTCCACATGTGAAACCACCTTCTACCCCTAAACACCCTAAACAACCACCATATGTGAAACCACCTACTACCCCTAAACACCCTAAATACCCTCCACATGTTAAACCACCTTCTACCCCTAAACACCCACAAAAACCATGCCCTCCTCCATCTCATCATGGCCCTAAGCCACCAATTGTAAAACCTCCACATGTACCAAGACCTCCTATAGTGCATCCTCCTCCCATTGTCTCTCCACCCTCCACCCCTAAACCACCAACAACACCACCATTCACTCCAAAACCACCATCACCAACACCACCTATTGTTTCACCCCCTATTGTTTATCCACCAATCACTCCAACACCACCTATTGTCCATCCACCAGTCACTCCAAAACCACCATCACCAACACCCCCTATTGTTTCACCCCCTATTGTTTATCCACCAATCACTCCAACACCACCTATTGTCCATCCACCAATCACTCCAAAACCACCATCACCAACACCACCTATTGTTTCACCCCCTATTGTTTATCCACCAATCACTCCAACACCACCTATTGTCCATCCACCAGTCACTCCAAAACCACCATCACCAACACCCCCTATTGTTTCACCCCCTATTGTTTATCCACCAATCACTCCAACACCACCTATTGTCCATCCACCAATCACTCCAAAACCACCATCACCAACACCACCTATTGTTTCACCCCCTATTGTTTATCCACCAATCACTCCAACACCAC CTATTGTGTCACCTCCAATCATTCCAACACCACCTATTGTTTCTCCACCTTTTGTCCCCAATCCTCCGGTGGTAATACCACCACCCTACGTGCCAAGTCCTCCGGTTGTTACTCCACCCATAGTTCCAACACCCCCTACACCATGCCCACCGCCACCACCAGCACAACCAACTTGTCCCATTGATGCTCTCAAGCTAGGTGCTTGTGTGGACGTGTTAGGAGGACTAATCCACATTGGAATCGGTGGAAGTGCCAAGCAAACATGTTGTCCACTTCTAGGAGGACTTGTAGACTTGGATGCAGCCATTTGTCTTTGCACAACCATTAGACTCAAACTCTTAAACATAAACATCATTCTTCCCATTGCTCTACAAGTTCTTATTGATGACTGTGGCAAGTATCCACCCAAAGACTTCAAGTGTCCTTCAACCTAA
- the LOC125876237 gene encoding 36.4 kDa proline-rich protein-like isoform X2: MEKFNVARVLLLLLQLGTLFIAHACPYCPYPPSTPKHPKLPPKVKPPSTQPPHVKPPSTPKHPKDPPHVKPPSTPKHPKQPPYVKPPTTPKHHPQKPCPPPSHHGPKPPIVKPPHVPRPPIVHPPPIVSPPSTPKPPTTPPFTPKPPSPTPPIVSPPIVYPPITPTPPIVHPPVTPKPPSPTPPIVSPPIVYPPITPTPPIVHPPITPKPPSPTPPIVSPPIVYPPITPTPPIVHPPVTPKPPSPTPPIVSPPIVYPPITPTPPIVHPPITPKPPSPTPPIVSPPIVYPPITPTPPIVHPPITPKPPSPTPPIVSPPIVYPPITPTPPIVSPPIIPTPPIVSPPFVPNPPVVIPPPYVPSPPVVTPPIVPTPPTPCPPPPPAQPTCPIDALKLGACVDVLGGLIHIGIGGSAKQTCCPLLGGLVDLDAAICLCTTIRLKLLNINIILPIALQVLIDDCGKYPPKDFKCPST; encoded by the exons ATGGAGAAGTTTAATGTTGCTAGAGTCTTATTGTTGCTTCTTCAACTTGGAACTTTGTTCATTGCCCATGCATGTCCTTATTGTCCATATCCTCCTTCCACCCCAAAACACCCAAAATTGCCTCCTAAGGTAAAACCACCTTCTACACAACCTCCACATGTAAAGCCACCTTCTACCCCTAAACACCCTAAAGATCCTCCACATGTGAAACCACCTTCTACCCCTAAACACCCTAAACAACCACCATATGTGAAACCACCTACTACCCCTAAACACC ACCCACAAAAACCATGCCCTCCTCCATCTCATCATGGCCCTAAGCCACCAATTGTAAAACCTCCACATGTACCAAGACCTCCTATAGTGCATCCTCCTCCCATTGTCTCTCCACCCTCCACCCCTAAACCACCAACAACACCACCATTCACTCCAAAACCACCATCACCAACACCACCTATTGTTTCACCCCCTATTGTTTATCCACCAATCACTCCAACACCACCTATTGTCCATCCACCAGTCACTCCAAAACCACCATCACCAACACCCCCTATTGTTTCACCCCCTATTGTTTATCCACCAATCACTCCAACACCACCTATTGTCCATCCACCAATCACTCCAAAACCACCATCACCAACACCACCTATTGTTTCACCCCCTATTGTTTATCCACCAATCACTCCAACACCACCTATTGTCCATCCACCAGTCACTCCAAAACCACCATCACCAACACCCCCTATTGTTTCACCCCCTATTGTTTATCCACCAATCACTCCAACACCACCTATTGTCCATCCACCAATCACTCCAAAACCACCATCACCAACACCACCTATTGTTTCACCCCCTATTGTTTATCCACCAATCACTCCAACACCACCTATTGTCCATCCACCAATCACTCCAAAACCACCATCACCAACACCACCTATTGTTTCACCCCCTATTGTTTATCCACCAATCACACCAACACCACCTATTGTGTCACCTCCAATCATTCCAACACCACCTATTGTTTCTCCACCTTTTGTCCCCAATCCTCCGGTGGTAATACCACCACCCTACGTGCCAAGTCCTCCGGTTGTTACTCCACCCATAGTTCCAACACCCCCTACACCATGCCCACCGCCACCACCAGCACAACCAACTTGTCCCATTGATGCTCTCAAGCTAGGTGCTTGTGTGGACGTGTTAGGAGGACTAATCCACATTGGAATCGGTGGAAGTGCCAAGCAAACATGTTGTCCACTTCTAGGAGGACTTGTAGACTTGGATGCAGCCATTTGTCTTTGCACAACCATTAGACTCAAACTCTTAAACATAAACATCATTCTTCCCATTGCTCTACAAGTTCTTATTGATGACTGTGGCAAGTATCCACCCAAAGACTTCAAGTGTCCTTCAACCTAA
- the LOC125876248 gene encoding probably inactive leucine-rich repeat receptor-like protein kinase IMK2, translating to MRMFLLLLPLVLLLSAVETQGISVVDLSALREIKNSLTDITSSSPNAFFTSWDFTAPDPCSSFAGITCSLFIPKRVTTLTLGTGLSDSPGLAGILSPAISNLSELTQLVLFTGIVTGPIPDQIGTLKKLSFISLTNNRLTGSIPTSIFTLPNLHTLDLSHNQLTGTIPGSISELSSLKVVVLGSNKISGEIPILPTELLHLDLSNNELSGMLPRKIRMPLTLRYLSVSGNRLWGPLSVLESLSELVYLDLSMNRFSGTIPSSLFRSTLSSMYLQRNNLTGRVPKPPLSSPAATVYGPGSTVDLSHNSLTGELTNTLAGVETLFLNNNRFTGAVPKDYVESVYSGNTRTLYLQHNYIAEFPVKEGLPFPDSVALCLSYNCMVPPVPVGFMACPASAGEQRSRPVNQCSAFNTSMA from the coding sequence ATGAGGatgtttcttttgttgttacctcTTGTCCTTCTTTTGAGTGCAGTAGAAACACAAGGAATCAGTGTTGTTGATTTATCTGCTCTGCGTGAAATCAAAAACAGCCTCACCGACATTACTTCCTCTTCTCCAAATGCCTTTTTTACCAGTTGGGACTTCACTGCTCCCGACCCGTGCTCGTCTTTTGCTGGAATTACTTGCTCTCTGTTCATTCCTAAACGTGTTACTACACTCACACTTGGCACTGGCCTCTCTGATTCACCTGGCCTTGCAGGGATATTATCTCCGGCTATCTCTAACCTCTCCGAGCTAACTCAACTTGTTCTTTTCACTGGGATTGTAACTGGTCCCATTCCTGACCAAATCGGAACACTCAAAAAACTCAGCTTCATCTCTCTCACGAACAATCGCCTAACTGGATCCATACCTACTTCCATTTTTACACTCCCGAATCTCCATACTCTCGATTTGAGTCACAATCAACTCACTGGTACAATCCCTGGTTCGATTTCCGAGTTATCTTCGCTGAAGGTAGTAGTTCTGGGATCCAACAAAATCTCCGGCGAGATCCCAATTCTGCCGACGGAATTACTTCACTTGGATTTGAGTAACAATGAGCTATCGGGAATGTTGCCGAGGAAAATCAGAATGCCGTTAACGCTCCGTTATCTGTCAGTATCAGGAAATCGGTTGTGGGGACCACTGAGCGTCCTCGAATCACTCTCAGAGTTAGTGTACCTCGACTTAAGCATGAACCGTTTCAGTGGGACCATCCCTTCATCACTCTTCCGATCCACGTTGTCATCAATGTACCTCCAACGGAACAATTTAACCGGAAGGGTCCCAAAACCACCGCTATCCTCCCCTGCCGCCACCGTATACGGCCCTGGATCCACCGTGGATCTAAGTCACAACTCACTCACTGGGGAACTCACAAATACTCTCGCCGGAGTAGAAACACTCTTCCTTAACAACAATCGGTTCACCGGAGCAGTACCGAAGGATTACGTGGAGAGTGTTTACAGTGGAAACACGAGAACTCTGTATTTGCAACATAATTACATTGCGGAGTTTCCGGTGAAAGAAGGATTACCATTTCCGGATTCAGTAGCATTGTGTTTATCGTACAATTGCATGGTTCCACCGGTGCCGGTGGGGTTCATGGCTTGTCCGGCTAGCGCCGGCGAACAGAGATCGAGGCCAGTGAACCAGTGCTCTGCTTTTAATACTTCCATGGCataa
- the LOC125876237 gene encoding 36.4 kDa proline-rich protein-like isoform X6: MEKFNVARVLLLLLQLGTLFIAHACPYCPYPPSTPKHPKLPPKVKPPSTQPPHVKPPSTPKHPKDPPHVKPPSTPKHPKQPPYVKPPTTPKHPKYPPHVKPPSTPKHPQKPCPPPSHHGPKPPIVKPPHVPRPPIVHPPPIVSPPSTPKPPTTPPFTPKPPSPTPPIVSPPIVYPPITPTPPIVHPPVTPKPPSPTPPIVSPPIVYPPITPTPPIVHPPITPKPPSPTPPIVSPPIVYPPITPTPPIVSPPIIPTPPIVSPPFVPNPPVVIPPPYVPSPPVVTPPIVPTPPTPCPPPPPAQPTCPIDALKLGACVDVLGGLIHIGIGGSAKQTCCPLLGGLVDLDAAICLCTTIRLKLLNINIILPIALQVLIDDCGKYPPKDFKCPST; encoded by the exons ATGGAGAAGTTTAATGTTGCTAGAGTCTTATTGTTGCTTCTTCAACTTGGAACTTTGTTCATTGCCCATGCATGTCCTTATTGTCCATATCCTCCTTCCACCCCAAAACACCCAAAATTGCCTCCTAAGGTAAAACCACCTTCTACACAACCTCCACATGTAAAGCCACCTTCTACCCCTAAACACCCTAAAGATCCTCCACATGTGAAACCACCTTCTACCCCTAAACACCCTAAACAACCACCATATGTGAAACCACCTACTACCCCTAAACACCCTAAATACCCTCCACATGTTAAACCACCTTCTACCCCTAAACACCCACAAAAACCATGCCCTCCTCCATCTCATCATGGCCCTAAGCCACCAATTGTAAAACCTCCACATGTACCAAGACCTCCTATAGTGCATCCTCCTCCCATTGTCTCTCCACCCTCCACCCCTAAACCACCAACAACACCACCATTCACTCCAAAACCACCATCACCAACACCACCTATTGTTTCACCCCCTATTGTTTATCCACCAATCACTCCAACACCACCTATTGTCCATCCACCAGTCACTCCAAAACCACCATCACCAACACCCCCTATTGTTTCACCCCCTATTGTTTATCCACCAATCACTCCAACACCACCTATTGTCCATCCACCAATCACTCCAAAACCACCATCACCAACACCACCTATTGTTTCACCCCCTATTGTTTATCCACCAATCACTCCAACACCAC CTATTGTGTCACCTCCAATCATTCCAACACCACCTATTGTTTCTCCACCTTTTGTCCCCAATCCTCCGGTGGTAATACCACCACCCTACGTGCCAAGTCCTCCGGTTGTTACTCCACCCATAGTTCCAACACCCCCTACACCATGCCCACCGCCACCACCAGCACAACCAACTTGTCCCATTGATGCTCTCAAGCTAGGTGCTTGTGTGGACGTGTTAGGAGGACTAATCCACATTGGAATCGGTGGAAGTGCCAAGCAAACATGTTGTCCACTTCTAGGAGGACTTGTAGACTTGGATGCAGCCATTTGTCTTTGCACAACCATTAGACTCAAACTCTTAAACATAAACATCATTCTTCCCATTGCTCTACAAGTTCTTATTGATGACTGTGGCAAGTATCCACCCAAAGACTTCAAGTGTCCTTCAACCTAA
- the LOC125876237 gene encoding 36.4 kDa proline-rich protein-like isoform X3 — MEKFNVARVLLLLLQLGTLFIAHACPYCPYPPSTPKHPKLPPKVKPPSTQPPHVKPPSTPKHPKDPPHVKPPSTPKHHPQKPCPPPSHHGPKPPIVKPPHVPRPPIVHPPPIVSPPSTPKPPTTPPFTPKPPSPTPPIVSPPIVYPPITPTPPIVHPPVTPKPPSPTPPIVSPPIVYPPITPTPPIVHPPITPKPPSPTPPIVSPPIVYPPITPTPPIVHPPVTPKPPSPTPPIVSPPIVYPPITPTPPIVHPPITPKPPSPTPPIVSPPIVYPPITPTPPIVHPPITPKPPSPTPPIVSPPIVYPPITPTPPIVSPPIIPTPPIVSPPFVPNPPVVIPPPYVPSPPVVTPPIVPTPPTPCPPPPPAQPTCPIDALKLGACVDVLGGLIHIGIGGSAKQTCCPLLGGLVDLDAAICLCTTIRLKLLNINIILPIALQVLIDDCGKYPPKDFKCPST, encoded by the exons ATGGAGAAGTTTAATGTTGCTAGAGTCTTATTGTTGCTTCTTCAACTTGGAACTTTGTTCATTGCCCATGCATGTCCTTATTGTCCATATCCTCCTTCCACCCCAAAACACCCAAAATTGCCTCCTAAGGTAAAACCACCTTCTACACAACCTCCACATGTAAAGCCACCTTCTACCCCTAAACACCCTAAAGATCCTCCACATGTGAAACCACCTTCTACCCCTAAACACC ACCCACAAAAACCATGCCCTCCTCCATCTCATCATGGCCCTAAGCCACCAATTGTAAAACCTCCACATGTACCAAGACCTCCTATAGTGCATCCTCCTCCCATTGTCTCTCCACCCTCCACCCCTAAACCACCAACAACACCACCATTCACTCCAAAACCACCATCACCAACACCACCTATTGTTTCACCCCCTATTGTTTATCCACCAATCACTCCAACACCACCTATTGTCCATCCACCAGTCACTCCAAAACCACCATCACCAACACCCCCTATTGTTTCACCCCCTATTGTTTATCCACCAATCACTCCAACACCACCTATTGTCCATCCACCAATCACTCCAAAACCACCATCACCAACACCACCTATTGTTTCACCCCCTATTGTTTATCCACCAATCACTCCAACACCACCTATTGTCCATCCACCAGTCACTCCAAAACCACCATCACCAACACCCCCTATTGTTTCACCCCCTATTGTTTATCCACCAATCACTCCAACACCACCTATTGTCCATCCACCAATCACTCCAAAACCACCATCACCAACACCACCTATTGTTTCACCCCCTATTGTTTATCCACCAATCACTCCAACACCACCTATTGTCCATCCACCAATCACTCCAAAACCACCATCACCAACACCACCTATTGTTTCACCCCCTATTGTTTATCCACCAATCACACCAACACCACCTATTGTGTCACCTCCAATCATTCCAACACCACCTATTGTTTCTCCACCTTTTGTCCCCAATCCTCCGGTGGTAATACCACCACCCTACGTGCCAAGTCCTCCGGTTGTTACTCCACCCATAGTTCCAACACCCCCTACACCATGCCCACCGCCACCACCAGCACAACCAACTTGTCCCATTGATGCTCTCAAGCTAGGTGCTTGTGTGGACGTGTTAGGAGGACTAATCCACATTGGAATCGGTGGAAGTGCCAAGCAAACATGTTGTCCACTTCTAGGAGGACTTGTAGACTTGGATGCAGCCATTTGTCTTTGCACAACCATTAGACTCAAACTCTTAAACATAAACATCATTCTTCCCATTGCTCTACAAGTTCTTATTGATGACTGTGGCAAGTATCCACCCAAAGACTTCAAGTGTCCTTCAACCTAA
- the LOC125876237 gene encoding 36.4 kDa proline-rich protein-like isoform X1, whose translation MEKFNVARVLLLLLQLGTLFIAHACPYCPYPPSTPKHPKLPPKVKPPSTQPPHVKPPSTPKHPKDPPHVKPPSTPKHPKQPPYVKPPTTPKHPKYPPHVKPPSTPKHPQKPCPPPSHHGPKPPIVKPPHVPRPPIVHPPPIVSPPSTPKPPTTPPFTPKPPSPTPPIVSPPIVYPPITPTPPIVHPPVTPKPPSPTPPIVSPPIVYPPITPTPPIVHPPITPKPPSPTPPIVSPPIVYPPITPTPPIVHPPVTPKPPSPTPPIVSPPIVYPPITPTPPIVHPPITPKPPSPTPPIVSPPIVYPPITPTPPIVHPPITPKPPSPTPPIVSPPIVYPPITPTPPIVSPPIIPTPPIVSPPFVPNPPVVIPPPYVPSPPVVTPPIVPTPPTPCPPPPPAQPTCPIDALKLGACVDVLGGLIHIGIGGSAKQTCCPLLGGLVDLDAAICLCTTIRLKLLNINIILPIALQVLIDDCGKYPPKDFKCPST comes from the coding sequence ATGGAGAAGTTTAATGTTGCTAGAGTCTTATTGTTGCTTCTTCAACTTGGAACTTTGTTCATTGCCCATGCATGTCCTTATTGTCCATATCCTCCTTCCACCCCAAAACACCCAAAATTGCCTCCTAAGGTAAAACCACCTTCTACACAACCTCCACATGTAAAGCCACCTTCTACCCCTAAACACCCTAAAGATCCTCCACATGTGAAACCACCTTCTACCCCTAAACACCCTAAACAACCACCATATGTGAAACCACCTACTACCCCTAAACACCCTAAATACCCTCCACATGTTAAACCACCTTCTACCCCTAAACACCCACAAAAACCATGCCCTCCTCCATCTCATCATGGCCCTAAGCCACCAATTGTAAAACCTCCACATGTACCAAGACCTCCTATAGTGCATCCTCCTCCCATTGTCTCTCCACCCTCCACCCCTAAACCACCAACAACACCACCATTCACTCCAAAACCACCATCACCAACACCACCTATTGTTTCACCCCCTATTGTTTATCCACCAATCACTCCAACACCACCTATTGTCCATCCACCAGTCACTCCAAAACCACCATCACCAACACCCCCTATTGTTTCACCCCCTATTGTTTATCCACCAATCACTCCAACACCACCTATTGTCCATCCACCAATCACTCCAAAACCACCATCACCAACACCACCTATTGTTTCACCCCCTATTGTTTATCCACCAATCACTCCAACACCACCTATTGTCCATCCACCAGTCACTCCAAAACCACCATCACCAACACCCCCTATTGTTTCACCCCCTATTGTTTATCCACCAATCACTCCAACACCACCTATTGTCCATCCACCAATCACTCCAAAACCACCATCACCAACACCACCTATTGTTTCACCCCCTATTGTTTATCCACCAATCACTCCAACACCACCTATTGTCCATCCACCAATCACTCCAAAACCACCATCACCAACACCACCTATTGTTTCACCCCCTATTGTTTATCCACCAATCACACCAACACCACCTATTGTGTCACCTCCAATCATTCCAACACCACCTATTGTTTCTCCACCTTTTGTCCCCAATCCTCCGGTGGTAATACCACCACCCTACGTGCCAAGTCCTCCGGTTGTTACTCCACCCATAGTTCCAACACCCCCTACACCATGCCCACCGCCACCACCAGCACAACCAACTTGTCCCATTGATGCTCTCAAGCTAGGTGCTTGTGTGGACGTGTTAGGAGGACTAATCCACATTGGAATCGGTGGAAGTGCCAAGCAAACATGTTGTCCACTTCTAGGAGGACTTGTAGACTTGGATGCAGCCATTTGTCTTTGCACAACCATTAGACTCAAACTCTTAAACATAAACATCATTCTTCCCATTGCTCTACAAGTTCTTATTGATGACTGTGGCAAGTATCCACCCAAAGACTTCAAGTGTCCTTCAACCTAA
- the LOC125876237 gene encoding 36.4 kDa proline-rich protein-like isoform X5, producing the protein MEKFNVARVLLLLLQLGTLFIAHACPYCPYPPSTPKHPKLPPKVKPPSTQPPHVKPPSTPKHPKDPPHVKPPSTPKHPKQPPYVKPPTTPKHPKYPPHVKPPSTPKHPQKPCPPPSHHGPKPPIVKPPHVPRPPIVHPPPIVSPPSTPKPPTTPPFTPKPPSPTPPIVSPPIVYPPITPTPPIVHPPVTPKPPSPTPPIVSPPIVYPPITPTPPIVHPPITPKPPSPTPPIVSPPIVYPPITPTPPIVHPPVTPKPPSPTPPIVSPPIVYPPITPTPPIVSPPIIPTPPIVSPPFVPNPPVVIPPPYVPSPPVVTPPIVPTPPTPCPPPPPAQPTCPIDALKLGACVDVLGGLIHIGIGGSAKQTCCPLLGGLVDLDAAICLCTTIRLKLLNINIILPIALQVLIDDCGKYPPKDFKCPST; encoded by the exons ATGGAGAAGTTTAATGTTGCTAGAGTCTTATTGTTGCTTCTTCAACTTGGAACTTTGTTCATTGCCCATGCATGTCCTTATTGTCCATATCCTCCTTCCACCCCAAAACACCCAAAATTGCCTCCTAAGGTAAAACCACCTTCTACACAACCTCCACATGTAAAGCCACCTTCTACCCCTAAACACCCTAAAGATCCTCCACATGTGAAACCACCTTCTACCCCTAAACACCCTAAACAACCACCATATGTGAAACCACCTACTACCCCTAAACACCCTAAATACCCTCCACATGTTAAACCACCTTCTACCCCTAAACACCCACAAAAACCATGCCCTCCTCCATCTCATCATGGCCCTAAGCCACCAATTGTAAAACCTCCACATGTACCAAGACCTCCTATAGTGCATCCTCCTCCCATTGTCTCTCCACCCTCCACCCCTAAACCACCAACAACACCACCATTCACTCCAAAACCACCATCACCAACACCACCTATTGTTTCACCCCCTATTGTTTATCCACCAATCACTCCAACACCACCTATTGTCCATCCACCAGTCACTCCAAAACCACCATCACCAACACCCCCTATTGTTTCACCCCCTATTGTTTATCCACCAATCACTCCAACACCACCTATTGTCCATCCACCAATCACTCCAAAACCACCATCACCAACACCACCTATTGTTTCACCCCCTATTGTTTATCCACCAATCACTCCAACACCACCTATTGTCCATCCACCAGTCACTCCAAAACCACCATCACCAACACCCCCTATTGTTTCACCCCCTATTGTTTATCCACCAATCACTCCAACACCAC CTATTGTGTCACCTCCAATCATTCCAACACCACCTATTGTTTCTCCACCTTTTGTCCCCAATCCTCCGGTGGTAATACCACCACCCTACGTGCCAAGTCCTCCGGTTGTTACTCCACCCATAGTTCCAACACCCCCTACACCATGCCCACCGCCACCACCAGCACAACCAACTTGTCCCATTGATGCTCTCAAGCTAGGTGCTTGTGTGGACGTGTTAGGAGGACTAATCCACATTGGAATCGGTGGAAGTGCCAAGCAAACATGTTGTCCACTTCTAGGAGGACTTGTAGACTTGGATGCAGCCATTTGTCTTTGCACAACCATTAGACTCAAACTCTTAAACATAAACATCATTCTTCCCATTGCTCTACAAGTTCTTATTGATGACTGTGGCAAGTATCCACCCAAAGACTTCAAGTGTCCTTCAACCTAA